In Thamnophis elegans isolate rThaEle1 chromosome 4, rThaEle1.pri, whole genome shotgun sequence, the following proteins share a genomic window:
- the RD3 gene encoding protein RD3 codes for MALASWFGWNEPSSRISQRSPMEMVTETLMMELDWQIKEAEKQQREKENEYRKLKTGVDYGWLVNYPKHSHDISPGERLQLEDICSKLHPSYCGPIIIRFRQLIAEYEPEPGEIPQLFRSVLHDATEKIKEEEDAKKLARQWNTKNKTSLSLTTFRSRIRISPFSSDIKTISEDVERGMDPTKRMWSMPEFRDTKDY; via the exons atGGCACTGGCATCCTGGTTTGGATGGAATGAACCTTCCAGTCGTATTTCTCAAAGAAGCCCAATGGAAATGGTGACTGAAACCCTGATGATGGAGCTTGATTGGCAGATCAAAGAAGCTGAGAAACAACAGCGGGAGAAAGAAAACGAGTATCGCAAGCTCAAAACAGGAGTTGATTATGGTTGGCTGGTTAACTACCCCAAGCACAGCCATGATATCAGTCCAGGGGAGCGTCTGCAGCTGGAGGATATCTGTTCCAAACTACATCCATCCTATTGTGGACCAATTATTATTAG ATTTCGGCAACTTATTGCTGAGTATGAACCAGAGCCTGGAGAAATACCTCAGCTTTTCCGTTCCGTTCTGCACGATGCCACTGAGAAGATCAAAGAGGAAGAGGACGCCAAGAAACTTGCAAGGCAATGGAACACCAAGAACAAAACCAGCCTCTCCCTCACCACTTTCAGATCCCGCATCAGGATTTCCCCTTTCAGCAGTGATATCAAGACCATTTCAGAAGACGTGGAGAGAGGCATGGATCCGACTAAAAGAATGTGGAGCATGCCTGAATTTAGGGATACCAAGGACTACTGA